GAGATGGCATTTTTGAAAAGCCTTCAGTTGACTGGAAGGGCAGGACTTCAACTAACAACAAACACGGCGGCATGCGAGCTGCTGCGTTCGTTCTTGGTACGACTGTTTAACTCACTTTTtgtgttattactatcattaggcATGAGTTATTGATTTTTGGTATGGTATGGGTTTTTGTATTGTGCAGGGGTGCAATCATTTGAGATAATGGCTATAGCAGCAGTTGGGAACAATCTTATAACATATCTCATAAATGAGATGCACTTTTCGCTATCGAAATCCGCAAACATAGTCACAAACTTTATCGGTACTATATTCATTCTCGCTCTCTTTGGCGGCTATCTTTCCGATTCTTATCTTGGTTGTTTCTGGACCATGCTCATTTTCGGCTTCATTGAACTCTCAGTAAGTACAAATTGCATTCCCTTAACTCATACTCTCTCCGTGTCCCATTTGACTTTTAGATGTCTACTATCACAACTTTGACTttaatatttttgtttgttttatgtAATAATTAATGAAACTTATATGAATGAACTACGTTTTAAACGTGTTTTCATTGGTATAATTTCTAtctaatattatataacacaaacaaaaaataaaaagtcaaagttgTACGAGAATCACTTGAAAAGTCAAACTGATACAGTTATTTTGGGAGTAAGGGAGTACTTAATATCTTGTCTTATTTGGATCGTTTTCACTTTAACACTTTTTTTGGCAGGGGTTCATATTGCTATCAGTCCAAGCCCATCTCCCACAACTAAAGCCACCTAAGTGTGACATGCTAACCGAAGGGGACCAATGCTTAGAAGCCAAGGGAGTGGAGGGTTTAATATTTTTTGTGGCGTTGTACTTGGTGGCATTAGGAAGTGGGTGCATGAAGCCAAACATGTTGGCTCATGGTGCTGATCAGTTCAACAAAAGTGACTCAAAACAGTCCAAGAAGCTCTCTAGCTACTTCAATGCTGCTTACTTTGCATTCTCCATGGGTGAACTTATAGCACTCACCTTTATTGTTTGGATCCAAACCCATTCGGGTATGGATATTGGGTTCGGGGTGTCTGCTATTGTCATGGCAATGGGCCTGATCTGTTTGGTTTCTGGTACCATTTATTATAGAAATAAGCCTCCTAGAGGAAGCATATTAGCTCCTATTGCACAGGTAATTAAGATCCAATTTCTTTTAAAATTTCTCTTCAAAGATGTAATTAAATTATAAGATGCTAGATGATGCAGGCAATGACATCACTATAGACTTTATAAATGCATCCCAATAGAAACTTCTTCCTTCATAATAACATAAACAATCGTTCCTAAAAAATAGGATAGATTTTTTTTCTCTCTCATACTTTTGAGAAGAGAACAAGGATTCAATTTCTACCATACTATTAGTATTCTGTTTATAGTCAATCTTCCAAAAATGTCAAACTTCTATTTCTTTAATTGCatgattttatatgtttatatTCCAAATTTGATATTATTAAAACAGACTAAGATTCTCTtcatactttatttatttattgcttTGTCATGTTAGTGCATGCAGACTTGTTTAATTTGTTGtctaaatttaaaaataaaagtattattttggTTTGTACTTCTTTCTCTATTAGAATAAAGGAGACAAATATAAATTTTTCTTTGCTTAGTTTGGTCTACTTGTATCTCCAGTATATTTTGACCATCTTTTTCCTTCTGTTTTACTAGATCATTACttataaattttttatataaaGGTTTTCGTTGCTGCGTTTTTAAAGAGGAGTCAAGATAGCCCATCAAATCCTCATACGCTTCATGGAAGCATAATCGATCAGTGGAATAACGGTTCTGCAATATCGAACGAGACTGTAAATCTTAGTCATACTGATAGGTTCAGGTAAACATAAGAAGCTGCAGATGtattataactttttttttttaagaaaaaaatgaAGGCAAACTCTCACACACACTACTACACGAATTAACCacgaaatatatatacaaaatgtatGAACATGACTCGAACTTTCAACCTCCTGGTTGGAAGGGCCATAGCGCTGGGTATGGCCCTTTGGTTGCAGATGTGTTAAATTATCTAGAAGATTAATAAAAAGTAGAACTGTCTAAATAAAAATTATCATAGAAATATGTCTTCTGAATTGTGCAAAACAATTTTCAGGTTTTTAGACAAAGCATGCATAAGGAAACAAGAAGCGAACAACGTTAACAACGTAGACGAAAGCCCATGGAGGTTGTGTACTGTGAATCAGGTCGAAACAGTAAAACTCCTAATTTCGGTTATCCCAATATTCGCGTGCACAATCGTCTTTAACACAATTTTAGCACAACTACAGACATTTTCAGTGTCACAAGGGAGTATTATGAACACCCAAATCACAAAATCTTTTCACATCCCACCAGCCTCACTTCAAGCCATTCCTTACATCTTACTAATCTTTGTAGTCCCTATTTACGACTACTTTTTCGTCCCATTTGCCCGTAAAATTACGGGTCACGATTCAGGAATCACCCCATTACAACGCATTGGGGTCGGTTTATTTGTTGTCACTTTTTCAATGGTCTTTGCTGCACTAATGGAGAATAAAAGAAGGGGTTCATTTGTCAACTCTGGTCAAACATTATCCATTTTTTGGATTACACCGCAGTTTCTGATATTTGGAGTTTCTGAAATGTTTACGGCTGTGGGGTTGATCGAGTTTTTTTACAAGCAAAATTTAAGAGGGATGCAGTCTTTTTTAACTGCTATGACATACTGTTCTTACTCGTTTGGGTTCTATCTTAGCTCGGTGCTTGTTTCATTGGTTAATAAGATTACATCGAGATCATCAGATGGCGGTTGGCTCGGAGGTAATGATCTGAATAAGGATAGATTAGACCTTTTCTACTGGCTGTTAGCAGGACTAAGTTTGATCAACTTCCTGAACTATCTATTTTGGTCAAGATGGTATACTAATTCAAGTAACGCGTCGTCCTCAGGAAAACAATATCATAATAATTCCATTTCCATTGGAGATGATAATATTCCTTAAATATGATATTTGATCAGATTAATGTACGTATATTTAACCAGTAATGTATTTTAGTCCATAAGACATAATGCAGTAGTATACGATATTGTATAacgatttataaatatgaaaaagtGTCAGTACGTGTTGCATTTTCTAATGGAAGGCAATTGAATTCTAAGACCACTATCAATCCTAGAACTGAACTGCCAGTCAGTCTGCCAAATTAGCCTCATGCAAAAGAAAGACCAAACTCGTATCATCCATGACATACTTTTTATAATAACTGTGCTGACGGCCACGATATTATTTATTTTCACTATGCAAATGTTAATACCATGAGTACAAACAACTTATGCTAGAAAAATATGCTTCTTCCGTTATGAAATATGCTCAATTAAGACAAAAGTGAGGGTCGAACTTACATGCGCTGTGAGTGGTCtaatgatcatgcatattttaaccgtaaggtttaatatgcctgctcaatacataaagaggggtttaaggatcttagaacgtggctcaccggtccggctaccgtgaataaccctggccgacatgatgatgtcggcggggtggccaagtgattaagtccacctccgatagcggtcgtcgatcaagaggccccaaataaggtcgtaggtactagcttacaaaagactaacctgttaaccttgaaaagatgctgaatgatgctgcttcacgtaatgtgtatcgtatgtgatggttacgtaatgtgccgtgtccggtaaatgatgattagggtttgtatttataggcaaaccctaattctagaaccgtcccagatcatgataatctcatccataactgactcccccgaatcacggatataattatggaaaagatatttacttgacagctaagcaaccgccgtaccggaaaCAAAGGTaatcgcacgccgcataccgcacacaagaacacgcatacgcacaataatgattgcccgcatacatatgtggtgcgcctgcgggttgcggtatcattatgtccccccagtttgatgttatatggcgcgaggcgtatgatatcaaactattaagcgaaaaagaaaaaacaagaaaacggctagcagttaatattccgcgtgcgtctcgatgccattaaatgcctgtcacaatcgcagaagcccattcggctgacatgacataaagtggcagtgtggcaggcgcgtgccaaccacgcgcgtatatgtaatcatacccaactggcatccacgcgcgtaaataaaatgctacccgtcgattgcgttacacgtgtacagccatgatcacaccactccatcccatGACCCTCAATCTTCCCTATAAATAGCCCATTTTGCAGCTCACTTCCACTTTCTTGCatcaagcttcctcgttacgctgccaatttgaatttcgatcaaaaatcaaacattccggccaccatttaaatgttagtattcatccgattactcctagaaaatgactaaagctaacgagacgtatgtagatagcgtagagtctgttatagagcagaagcacatagattacttagtgaaacagtaccccccctagccaagtacaatccggtgccccctttgtccaatcagcgagcccacaagccaccggagaaaaaggtggctatttacgaacatgcttttaagcatggcaactttagggttcctcccacCGATTTCTTTCTGGGCGTGCTAGATCACCTTAAGGTCAGATTAGGCCAGTTACATCCTTACGCTATAGGAAAAATAGTCTTGttcgagatgtggtgcgttgcactcaacaaagtgcccctggtgaaggtgttttgccatttataccgactagccaaccaccacaaatcgtggttcaccttcttcgctcgtcaaaacttcaccaagaccccaaaatcgaatgcggggaATTGGAAAGAGACATTCTTTTTCATCGACCAAACTGTGGTGAGTGCAAACTTCTCGCAAACGCTGATATGGGTCGAGAAAGTGGAAAAGGATGTAAACAAGACCCCCACCCTGAATGACGACGAAAGGAAACTATTAGCGGACTGTGCAAACGCACAGCTAGTGCATCGATCATATGGGAACGTGAtgctgcggctagggaagatatccgcacattggccatgggaggatgtgcgcccagccatagtcggaccggatggaaagggtagggatagtataatcacgtactaaactatttttgtatgtatattatctaacgcatgcgcgtatctttgcagaaatgaggatgaagaaggtgatgactgcggaagagattgcgggaatctccttccgcaagcaagaTGTGAACGTACAGCTAGAGCAGGAGAAAGCTAGCGAAAACGCGGAGCAATCACCTGCGGCATCTGGCAATAAATGCAAAGCAGCTGAGACCTCTGCGGctcagcagaagaagaagaagatgactccCAAACAAAGGGAGGACATACGGAACGATAACTTTGTTCCAATCGAGCCAAGCTCCGCAGAACTACTTCCCCCCATTACTGGTAAGCGTCCATTCCTTGCGCGTTTACCGCATACTAAAGTTCACGTTATAACGATTTACTGAtatgcagagcatgtggaggagacgcagccgtCCACCCCGCGGGTCAACCCAGATCTCCAAGATACCGCCACATCAAAGGATAAGACAATACACGTGGATTCCAATTCTACACCAACTCCTCCGCAAGGTAGCTTCCGCCTTGCCAACCTTAGCCAACTCACACAGTCTTCTGcggaaaatgccgcagagcagtctgcgTTCCTGCAGCAAATCTTTTCGGTCGaattccgcgagcaactggccactctaccgtttaaccaggcgcacaatgccttcattcaaaacggcctggtatttttcggcatgtttgcggatcaggcccgccgttcttccagcatataccagctagctttgcgcaaagaggtagagctagggctactgcaggcgggtgtagatcaggtTAAGAAGGATAGGGATGCTGCTGAGGAGGCGTGCAAGGCGGTTGAGTCAACCGCGAATGAAACCAAAACTGCgctgattgaggaaagaaaaaagagtcgtgagctggttggtgcggttgagcaGGCGAAGGGGGATGCAGAACGCTTGCGGTCGGAGCTTGAGAAAGTGACGAGGTaaagggatgacgcggtaaccaaccgcgaactggcagaggcggatctagcgaagctgcgcaccgcactccctaccattgcgcaaaaggtgatggactcagagcctgtgtccgacaagttcaatgcctacgttgatgcggtcagggaccatgaaatcaacaaggctgtgcaggaggtaatccaagcttgcggtctaacaccgccattccccgacatcgttcaaaagaagctaaaagagggaaCGGCTGCGGCGTTAATGGAGGCAGAAGAAGCCTacaagtccatccctatccccctaATCAACGCATTTGCTGCGGACTCGAACATGTCGATCGATGGGTTTTTGAAGGAGGATTATTAGTGTtggattgcgccgtaagtcctatgcttaggcaggtatttgtatttttgcagccctaagtcccgtgttgggcaggcgttACAAACAATTACCTCTTATGTAACAACTTAATTTTACGCTGTATATATATTTCTGATATGCATGCGcagtgtgtttatttgtttatatatcgcgaatcaaaacaaaatgtgaaccgcatgcccatgcgcatagttatccaaaactcatgcgtatgcggatggtactgcgtaaaataaaccaatactttaacaatttatccttaacaatttagactcagaagctactgcgtttttgctttgtcatgtactagaggtgcacggtagctgtatggtaagcaacgcaactaaaaacaagccaatgtctttatgcttaagagttcctcaagcaaaccaatgcgagagtaattacgcacaagcaaaccaatgcttgtaattttttaagtcgactttgcagccatctagtctacgtggcgcttggctaggggaaaaccaattcccttcgcctgccgttagtgtctagccttgtaaccaaacaggcttctgccgcacgggggctagaggacaccccttaagtaggcaggaaccgcatacaaacaagatttaaacaacaaaagtatgcgcgagtaaatatttaattggcattaatcacaattacaaccgcgacacatccaaacggacggaaattacatagaaaaaataatgtgctacaataaactggagtgatcaggtccacctagctacatataacattttttcaataacgtcgcatgccaagtgcgtttcacaggttttccatctaatgtctcgagatggtacgccccggtattgtttgccttcgctaccctgtatggaccttcccaacgggggcccagtttcctagtatcctccgcatgacttgcgtcattctgacgccaaaccaagtcactgcacttgtaagagcgcgaacgcacacgccgattatagtactttgcaatttttttgcttgttatttgcttcgttgacagccgcagagagtctgcgctcttccagcaaattaagattttcccgcaaagcttcagagttattttgctcatcaaaattttgtatgcggaacgttggtaccccaatttctgcgggtacaacagcttctgatccatagaccaaactgaacggggtctcaccagtgcttgctttgggtgttgttctatgcgcccataaaaccttcggtagttcatccacccaacctacgcgaccatgacccaacctagctttgattccagctactatatcccggttggtgacttcgcactggccattcgcctgcggatgcgcaacagatgtaaaagtttgcttaatattaagctccgcgcaccagctgcgaaaagggtcacccgcgaactgcgtaccgttatcactaacaatttcgtttggtataccaaatcaacagacgatgtcttcccatacaaaatttcgcaccctttttcctgagattgctgccagcggtctcgcttcgacccactttgtgaaatagtcgattgcaacaatcaagaatttgatgtttcctgcgtgtgcagaatgtgcgtaaggtactgatgtgagtaacatgtttagaaaataaatgataaaattacctcggccttttgggaatggtccgactatgtcgattgcccatttgcagaatggccacggtgaggagactggtatcattggatgcgcaggtgctctgctaataggtgcatgtatttgacatgattcacattgcttaactatgcgcgcagtatccgcgtacatggtgggccaataatatcctagctgcattatttttgacacaatggacctgtgccccgaatggagtgtgCACGCACCCTCAtacacctcgcgtacaacttcctctgcctctttcgggccaatgcaccttaagtgctgtcccaaataattctttcgatataggacgtcaccctcaagggcatacagcggtgccttaacgcggactttctttgcatcagcggaatccgccggagatgtgccatcccgcagaaaagccacgatgggcgtcatccatgttgggcttgattcctcaactggtgccactaacGGCATCATAagtcataacaatggatttcgcactgagttcttctattagaactttcttccccatatgttcaaaagccaaggcagccagtttgcttagcgcatccgatttcttattttgcccccgcattacatgggagatttgaaaagcttcaaattggtcagcgaggttgtgaacaagcgatagatattgctgcatggctatgtcatgcgcttcgaaatctccgctgacctgactgcatactagctttgaatccacatacgcgtgcaaaattttaacatttaacttatgcgcaatgcgcatacctgctaacagagcctcatactctgcttcgttgttcgtaacagcaaaattaaaccgcagtgcgtatgtatgctcttcgccatctgggcctgttaaaattacacccgcacctgcaccagatgcgctgcacgcaccatcagtgtacaattcccatggtgacaaagttggtgcaggtggatcctgatgttctgctgatgcctcgacatccgcaggtaattctgctaggtaatcagcaagtatttgacccttaactgcACTGcgtgaagaaaaatttatttcatgttcacctaattcaactgcccacttagccattcggccagaaatctcaggcttgtataacacctgaaagaaaaatgattgcgttagtcaatgcggtaacctcggtcattgccgcaaagtaggcatttaccaacctgtttgattggttgatcagttagaaccacgattggatgtgcttaaaaatatcggcgcaaacgccgcgccgtatggaccagcgcatatacaagcttttctattggtgagtagtttacttcgcttgatgtcagcgtcttgcttacgaagtagaccggcatttgcgtctgagaaaaacctcagtcgttaaatttctgcgatataaataaagcatgtaaattaatggattacctttccgcgatccgcgatgaggactgagctgacagcttccttcgatgctgCGAGGTACAGcattagcgtttctcctgatactggcgcagtaagtgttggtaattctgcaagcacctttttcatctcctgaaaggctgattctgcttcctgagtccatacgaagtcttttttcttcaaacaatttttcaaagtattgaagaatggtaactgtcgttctgcggctttcgacagaaaccgtgtgatagccgcaagcttccccgttagactctgcacatctttctttgtcctcggagatggcaaattatcaatggcctcaatctttttgggattggccttgataccccgcgctgtcaccacatgacctaaaaacttgccttcctcttccccaaaactacatttaagcgggttaagcttcatgttgatcctgcgcagagatgcaaacgtttccaggatgtccgcgagcatgccttcttcggtgttacttttaattaccaagtcgtcgacgtacgcttcaaaatatttaccgatttggtgcttgaatgctgcgtcaattacatgctgataggtcgcgcccgcattctttaaaccgaaaggcatcttcgtgtaacaataaataccctgcggcgtatgaaaagcagtcttgtcctcatcttccgcagccattaagatttggtgaaaacccttgtatgcgtccaaaaaacacttgtacctaaatcccgacagtgattctaccttccagtctatctccgggagagggtagttgtccttaagacatgccttattaatgtctttgaaatcaacgcacattcgccagttaccgtcagccttttttaccaacacaggatttgcaacccatgtctgataacacacttcccgcagaatgtttgctttgacaaggttgtccacctctgcgcacaaccaatcactgcggtctagatccatatgccgcttcttttgcctaacgggtgtcaatgatggattaacgtttaacttatgttccgcaatatcccgcggaacccTGGTCATGTCTGACTCGCGCCATGCGAAAATATCCGCGTTAGCTGACaatattccatgcaacttgcccttcgtttcgACTGACAAGCCTGcgtcgattttaattcgcttatccggatgcaagcgatttgctattactgcacagtttgcaagttgctcttctacgctaggagcgcttacagtcgcgacagagccacacaactcggttgcttgatgtgacgcaactgtggcgacgcctcctactgtgggaaacttaatcaaaccatgcactaccgatggtatgatgttgaaacgccgtatgaagtttctccctagcagtgcgttatatcgtgaagttgaacgaaccacataaaaatcgaccaattcatgtCTGATCATTTGCGAGTTCCTATCATCCGCAAGTTCTATCATTAattctatccggcctagcggccacgagttttctccggaaaaccatgatagcgtaatatcaggctggcgtaactgtgctttgacttctgccggaaggaaacgataacaatgctcatacataatatcgacaccgctgccagtgtcaacatgcatgcgtttaatcTGGATTCCGCaattagggatgcgacacttgatgataatgggctcattaattgtatcaattgacattacaggagggaaagtgattgggagaagctcccaatcctggtgat
The window above is part of the Rutidosis leptorrhynchoides isolate AG116_Rl617_1_P2 chromosome 1, CSIRO_AGI_Rlap_v1, whole genome shotgun sequence genome. Proteins encoded here:
- the LOC139885711 gene encoding protein NRT1/ PTR FAMILY 4.3-like encodes the protein MESKSSYDQNGDGIFEKPSVDWKGRTSTNNKHGGMRAAAFVLGVQSFEIMAIAAVGNNLITYLINEMHFSLSKSANIVTNFIGTIFILALFGGYLSDSYLGCFWTMLIFGFIELSGFILLSVQAHLPQLKPPKCDMLTEGDQCLEAKGVEGLIFFVALYLVALGSGCMKPNMLAHGADQFNKSDSKQSKKLSSYFNAAYFAFSMGELIALTFIVWIQTHSGMDIGFGVSAIVMAMGLICLVSGTIYYRNKPPRGSILAPIAQVFVAAFLKRSQDSPSNPHTLHGSIIDQWNNGSAISNETVNLSHTDRFRFLDKACIRKQEANNVNNVDESPWRLCTVNQVETVKLLISVIPIFACTIVFNTILAQLQTFSVSQGSIMNTQITKSFHIPPASLQAIPYILLIFVVPIYDYFFVPFARKITGHDSGITPLQRIGVGLFVVTFSMVFAALMENKRRGSFVNSGQTLSIFWITPQFLIFGVSEMFTAVGLIEFFYKQNLRGMQSFLTAMTYCSYSFGFYLSSVLVSLVNKITSRSSDGGWLGGNDLNKDRLDLFYWLLAGLSLINFLNYLFWSRWYTNSSNASSSGKQYHNNSISIGDDNIP